CTAGAGGTTGGAGACGAGCTCGGCCCACCGCACGCTCGAGGCCCCCGAAGCATCGGCGTGATGGGGCTCTCAATATGACAGCGAGCGTTGCTGCTCCTGCACCTTCACCCCCTTTGGAGGCACAAATGTGAACAGAGAGTCAGCTAGCTCGCGATTGAGCTTGACCTTCGTGAACTTGATGGACGTCGTATCGCCGTTCTTCTCGACGGAGTTCAGGCGAGTAGGCAAGCCCGTTTCCTTGCTGATGACAATCCGCAGCCTTGCGATCAGCCTTGCCATGGACTCATCCTTCGGCCTCAGTTCGACCTCGAAATCGCTCGCCGTCTGCCCAATCAGCTCGATCGAGAACGAATCGGCGAGGTCACACAGCGGCCGCTCGAAACCCAGGCAGAGCTTCTCAAAGACACGGCTTTGGGTCTTGAACTTCTCCATGTCATAGACCTCGGCCTGTTCAAGGGCCGGGAAGTAGAGCCATATTCTCTTCCCATCGGAGATCGTGTAGCTCTCGTCAGGGGGAAGATAGTGCCAGGCGAACTTGCGGTCTGCCTTGTATAGAAACGTGCC
The bacterium genome window above contains:
- the lolA gene encoding outer membrane lipoprotein chaperone LolA; the protein is MITLSQNIARALAPAIAVLMLMVSGITAPLAGAVKQTPPKKTSAEAQDRHDSAMRLLEQTRAKIDRLRSVKAEFVQEKHLAMLIEPVISKGTFLYKADRKFAWHYLPPDESYTISDGKRIWLYFPALEQAEVYDMEKFKTQSRVFEKLCLGFERPLCDLADSFSIELIGQTASDFEVELRPKDESMARLIARLRIVISKETGLPTRLNSVEKNGDTTSIKFTKVKLNRELADSLFTFVPPKGVKVQEQQRSLSY